Sequence from the Candidatus Nealsonbacteria bacterium genome:
ATCACTTCAATAGAGTTTACTTCAAAACACGGACATGATTCTAAAATTGTATAATCGGGGCCGCCTCTTTTTAATTGACTTTCCATCACTTCAATAGAGTTTACTTCAAAACTTAAATCTATTTCTTCATTTATTTCCGGCCTTTCTTCTGGTTCAATTTGCCTGAATTCCCAAGTTTTGATTCTGCCCAAAGTAATATGAGGAGAAATATTAAGTTCTTTAATCTTTTCTCCCATCACCCAGACCATTCGGGGAGGAATTTTTTTTGGGGGACCGTAACAGACCTTATTTAAATGAACGGAAAAAGCTTTTTTCTCCGAGGCTATTTTTC
This genomic interval carries:
- the thpR gene encoding RNA 2',3'-cyclic phosphodiesterase; its protein translation is MRHRIFTAINLPENIKKELSSFQSKWPELPCRWTKTENLHITLEFLGYLTDEELIELCQKIRKIASEKKAFSVHLNKVCYGPPKKIPPRMVWVMGEKIKELNISPHITLGRIKTWEFRQIEPEERPEINEEIDLSFEVNSIEVMESQLKRGGPDYTILESCPCFEVNSIEVMESQLKRGGPDYTILESCPLKK